Proteins encoded together in one Halalkaliarchaeum sp. AArc-CO window:
- a CDS encoding MaoC family dehydratase, producing the protein MTYFFSKELRVLSKKPYLRFPHRGKCANQPSTRTHKYDRGDGSGMSGLYYGEFTVGETIEHGKRRTISEADNQRFCDMTMNQQPLHLDADFAADTQFGERLVNGIYTMALAVGLSIPDTTDGTIVANLSYDDVEHPAPVFHGDTIYAQSTVTDKRETSDGTRGVVTMHVEAFKVEDEDEGGDEEDGEDTLVCSFDRTVLSLKRDAESV; encoded by the coding sequence GTGACATACTTCTTCTCGAAGGAGCTTCGTGTTCTCTCCAAAAAACCGTATCTCCGATTCCCACACCGGGGGAAGTGTGCGAACCAACCATCGACGCGAACCCATAAGTACGACCGCGGCGACGGGAGCGGTATGTCCGGGCTCTACTACGGGGAGTTCACGGTCGGCGAGACGATCGAACACGGGAAGCGACGGACGATCAGCGAAGCCGACAACCAGCGTTTTTGCGACATGACGATGAACCAGCAACCGCTCCACCTCGATGCCGACTTCGCGGCGGACACCCAGTTCGGCGAGCGCCTCGTCAACGGCATTTACACGATGGCACTCGCCGTCGGTCTATCGATACCCGACACCACCGATGGGACGATCGTCGCGAACCTCTCGTACGACGACGTCGAACATCCGGCGCCCGTCTTCCACGGCGACACGATCTATGCGCAATCCACCGTGACCGACAAACGCGAGACGAGTGACGGAACTCGCGGTGTCGTCACGATGCACGTCGAGGCGTTCAAAGTCGAAGACGAGGACGAAGGGGGCGACGAAGAGGACGGCGAGGACACGCTCGTCTGTTCGTTCGATCGGACGGTGCTGTCGCTGAAACGGGACGCAGAGTCGGTGTAG
- the amrS gene encoding AmmeMemoRadiSam system radical SAM enzyme, whose product MSPSARGREVERYERLQDDRVRCAVCPRRCLVAPGERGVCRVRYNDGGRFELLTYGKAVSTAIDPIEKKPLFHFAPGARVLSVAARGCNFECDFCQNYQIAIEHDDVPEQSLPPSELVNAAVDRSCEGIAYTYTEPTIFLEYALDTMQATDEDACNVFVSNGYMTEETARQLASELDAINIDVKGDTEFYRRRCGVPDPKPIYEAAKTLADGGVHVEITNLVIPGENDDPETVRGRMAWIREELGPETPVHFSRFRPAYRMQDVPPTPIETLESLLDVARDEGLEYVYCGNVPGHESESTYCPDCGTCVIKRQGFEIRSYDLEDGNCPSCGRSIDVAGIEWAGGGDSEGRRRQLGF is encoded by the coding sequence ATGTCACCGAGCGCGCGTGGACGCGAGGTCGAACGCTACGAACGGCTCCAGGACGACCGCGTCCGGTGTGCGGTCTGTCCCCGGCGCTGTCTCGTCGCTCCGGGCGAGCGGGGCGTCTGTCGCGTTCGATACAACGACGGCGGGCGGTTCGAACTGCTCACCTACGGCAAGGCGGTCTCGACCGCGATCGACCCGATCGAAAAGAAGCCGCTGTTTCACTTCGCGCCGGGCGCCCGCGTGCTGTCGGTGGCCGCACGCGGCTGCAACTTCGAGTGTGACTTCTGTCAGAACTATCAGATTGCGATCGAACACGACGACGTTCCAGAACAGTCGCTCCCACCCTCAGAGCTGGTGAACGCCGCCGTCGATCGATCCTGCGAAGGGATCGCCTATACGTACACCGAGCCGACCATCTTCCTGGAATACGCCCTCGATACGATGCAAGCGACCGACGAGGACGCGTGTAACGTGTTCGTCTCGAACGGCTACATGACCGAAGAGACCGCGAGACAACTCGCCTCGGAACTCGACGCGATCAACATCGACGTCAAAGGCGACACCGAGTTCTATCGACGGCGGTGTGGCGTTCCGGATCCGAAACCGATCTACGAGGCCGCGAAAACACTCGCCGACGGGGGCGTCCACGTCGAGATCACGAACCTCGTGATACCCGGAGAGAACGACGATCCCGAAACCGTCCGGGGGCGGATGGCCTGGATCAGGGAGGAGCTCGGACCGGAAACGCCGGTCCACTTCTCGAGGTTCCGTCCCGCCTATCGAATGCAGGACGTCCCGCCGACGCCAATAGAAACGCTGGAGTCGCTTTTGGACGTCGCCCGCGATGAAGGGCTGGAGTACGTGTACTGTGGCAACGTTCCGGGACACGAATCCGAAAGCACCTACTGTCCGGACTGTGGAACCTGTGTGATCAAACGACAGGGATTCGAAATCCGCTCGTACGACCTGGAGGACGGAAACTGTCCGTCGTGTGGCCGATCGATCGACGTCGCCGGAATCGAGTGGGCAGGCGGGGGCGACTCCGAGGGACGCAGGCGACAGTTGGGGTTCTGA
- the amrB gene encoding AmmeMemoRadiSam system protein B: MTDVRPPAVAGQFYRGDPDPLVEQIEACFLDEYGPGTVPDTGQATDRRAETADRRAETADRQPDKPNADRGDLLGLVVPHAGYQYSGPIAAHSYAALARSRTPETAVILGPNHRQAGAEIALASHDAWETPLGRLSVDEPLREKLLETDAAIEIDDRAHRVEHAVEVQLPFLQHLEATPRFLPVAVATKDRSRCEYLGEAIARAIDATGRDAVVIASTDLTHYEPTEAATAADDPVLDLLVDLNPAGLLDHVERTGHTMCGPGATAATLFAAIRLGAASGTVYAYATSGDTAGAGGRTVGYTAVGIDDD, translated from the coding sequence ATGACCGACGTTCGTCCGCCTGCTGTCGCGGGGCAGTTTTATCGGGGCGATCCGGATCCCCTCGTGGAACAGATCGAGGCGTGTTTCCTGGACGAATACGGCCCGGGCACGGTCCCCGATACGGGACAGGCGACTGACCGACGGGCGGAGACCGCCGACCGACGGGCGGAGACCGCCGACCGACAGCCGGACAAGCCGAATGCGGATCGGGGGGACCTCCTCGGACTCGTGGTCCCGCACGCCGGCTATCAGTACTCGGGTCCGATTGCGGCACACAGCTACGCTGCCCTCGCGCGCTCGCGAACGCCGGAGACCGCTGTGATCCTCGGGCCGAACCACCGACAGGCCGGTGCCGAGATCGCGCTCGCTTCTCACGACGCCTGGGAGACTCCCCTCGGGAGGCTTTCTGTCGACGAGCCGCTCCGTGAGAAACTCCTCGAAACAGACGCGGCGATCGAAATCGACGACCGCGCCCATCGGGTCGAACACGCAGTCGAGGTCCAGCTGCCGTTTCTCCAGCATCTCGAAGCTACTCCCCGGTTCCTTCCGGTCGCGGTCGCAACGAAGGATCGCTCGCGCTGTGAGTACCTCGGCGAAGCGATCGCCCGGGCCATCGACGCCACCGGACGCGATGCCGTGGTGATCGCCTCGACGGATCTCACCCACTACGAGCCGACCGAGGCGGCGACCGCCGCCGACGACCCCGTCCTCGACCTGCTCGTCGATCTGAACCCGGCCGGGCTGCTCGATCACGTCGAACGGACCGGTCACACGATGTGCGGCCCCGGGGCGACCGCGGCGACGCTTTTCGCCGCAATTCGGCTCGGTGCGGCGTCCGGAACGGTCTACGCCTACGCGACCAGCGGCGACACCGCTGGCGCCGGTGGAAGAACCGTCGGCTATACGGCCGTCGGCATCGACGACGACTGA
- a CDS encoding NOB1 family endonuclease: MHVLDTSAFIHEYHTDEQTASIPLVQEELEGEHAFRFDAMEGAGMHIHIPAEGTVEKVSRAARETGDADELSETDTRLLATAFELDGTLVTDDYAMQNVAEKLGIAVHVIARDGITEQRDWLFQCAGCGREFDDNHDRCPICGSDLTRKNPA, from the coding sequence ATGCACGTTCTCGACACGTCCGCGTTCATCCACGAGTATCACACCGACGAGCAGACGGCATCGATCCCGCTCGTCCAGGAGGAGCTCGAGGGCGAACACGCCTTCAGGTTCGACGCGATGGAGGGTGCGGGAATGCACATCCACATCCCGGCGGAAGGAACCGTCGAGAAGGTCTCGCGGGCCGCACGCGAGACCGGCGACGCCGACGAGCTGTCGGAGACCGACACCCGCCTGCTCGCGACCGCCTTCGAGCTCGACGGAACGCTGGTCACGGACGACTACGCGATGCAAAACGTCGCCGAGAAGCTCGGAATCGCCGTCCACGTGATCGCACGCGACGGGATCACCGAACAGCGCGACTGGCTGTTTCAGTGCGCCGGCTGCGGGCGAGAGTTCGACGACAACCACGACCGGTGTCCGATTTGCGGGAGCGATCTCACTCGGAAGAATCCGGCCTGA
- the glyA gene encoding serine hydroxymethyltransferase — translation MEFQYVREADPAVADALAGEVDRQEETLSLIASENYVSRAVMEAQGSLLTNKYAEGYPDRRYYAGCEYVDEIEQLAIDRAKELWGADHVNVQPHSGTQANMAVYLATLDPGDRILSLELSHGGHLSHGHPVNFTGQLFDVEHYHVDPDTGYLDYEELQEKAEAFDPDIIVSGFSAYPREVEWETIQEIADTVGSYHLADIAHITGLVAAGAHSSPVGVADFVTGSTHKTIRAGRGGIVMTDDEHAEDIDKAVFPGGQGGPLAHNIAGKAVGFGEALKPEFDEYIQQTIDNARTLGETLSEHGLSLVSGGTDNHLVLVDLRDSHPDLTGGTAEDSLAAANVILNANTVPGETRSAFDPSGLRAGTPGITTRGFDEAVVEELGGLIYRIIDNHDSEDVIYDVGERIDELCKEYPLYA, via the coding sequence ATGGAGTTCCAATACGTACGCGAAGCGGATCCGGCAGTGGCAGACGCACTGGCCGGCGAAGTCGACCGACAGGAGGAGACGCTGTCGTTGATCGCGAGCGAGAACTACGTGAGCCGCGCAGTGATGGAGGCCCAGGGCAGCCTTCTTACGAACAAGTACGCGGAAGGATACCCCGACCGCCGATACTACGCCGGCTGCGAGTACGTCGACGAGATCGAACAACTCGCGATCGACCGGGCCAAGGAACTGTGGGGTGCCGACCACGTCAACGTGCAGCCGCACTCGGGGACTCAGGCGAACATGGCGGTGTATCTCGCAACACTCGACCCCGGCGATCGGATCCTCTCGCTGGAGCTGAGCCACGGCGGCCATCTGAGTCACGGCCATCCCGTGAACTTCACGGGACAGCTATTCGACGTCGAGCACTACCACGTCGACCCCGACACCGGCTATCTCGACTACGAGGAACTGCAAGAGAAAGCCGAAGCGTTCGATCCGGACATCATCGTCTCCGGTTTCTCGGCGTATCCCCGTGAAGTCGAGTGGGAGACCATCCAGGAGATCGCCGACACGGTCGGTTCTTACCACCTGGCCGATATCGCTCACATCACGGGTCTGGTCGCCGCCGGCGCGCACTCCTCGCCGGTCGGCGTCGCGGACTTCGTAACCGGGTCGACCCACAAGACGATCCGAGCCGGGCGTGGCGGGATCGTGATGACCGACGACGAACACGCCGAAGACATCGACAAGGCAGTGTTCCCGGGGGGGCAGGGGGGCCCACTCGCCCACAACATCGCCGGAAAGGCCGTCGGGTTCGGCGAAGCACTGAAGCCCGAGTTCGACGAGTACATCCAGCAAACGATCGACAACGCCCGGACGCTCGGTGAGACGCTCTCGGAGCACGGTCTGTCGCTCGTCTCCGGCGGCACCGACAATCACCTGGTGCTTGTGGACCTGCGGGACTCCCATCCAGATCTTACCGGCGGGACCGCCGAGGACTCGCTGGCTGCCGCGAACGTGATTCTCAACGCGAACACCGTCCCCGGTGAAACCCGGTCGGCGTTCGATCCCTCGGGTCTGCGTGCCGGCACGCCGGGCATCACGACCCGTGGATTCGACGAGGCTGTCGTCGAAGAACTCGGTGGTCTCATCTACCGGATTATCGACAACCACGACTCCGAGGACGTGATCTACGACGTCGGCGAACGCATCGACGAACTCTGTAAAGAGTATCCACTGTACGCGTGA
- a CDS encoding redoxin domain-containing protein, which translates to MVSQGQTAPDFIAPAVDGDRTVELALFELIDRHDAVVLLFAPCTFVPEPTAEWLAVERAGWPDHERIATVGLTADSLYAAYTYADRYGFSFPIVSEFHGGVSDRYELLTEEWESHGDVPRRAAVVVDGDWTVRAVETADDPHDRTPPGPATRAVDALQACGVDVERPNVDYDVV; encoded by the coding sequence ATGGTCTCACAGGGACAGACGGCACCAGATTTTATCGCTCCCGCAGTCGACGGCGATCGCACGGTCGAACTCGCGCTGTTCGAACTGATCGATCGTCACGACGCTGTAGTGCTACTTTTTGCCCCCTGTACGTTCGTCCCGGAGCCGACCGCCGAGTGGCTCGCCGTCGAGCGGGCGGGGTGGCCGGACCACGAACGAATTGCGACAGTCGGCCTCACGGCCGACAGCCTGTATGCGGCGTACACGTACGCCGACCGCTACGGGTTCTCGTTCCCGATCGTCTCGGAGTTCCACGGCGGAGTTTCCGACCGGTACGAACTGCTGACCGAGGAGTGGGAGAGTCACGGGGACGTCCCACGCCGGGCGGCCGTGGTCGTCGACGGCGACTGGACTGTTCGGGCAGTCGAGACGGCCGATGATCCCCACGATCGGACCCCGCCCGGACCCGCAACCCGCGCCGTCGACGCATTACAGGCGTGTGGAGTCGACGTGGAGCGTCCGAACGTCGACTACGACGTCGTGTGA
- a CDS encoding recombinase RecA has protein sequence MYELDPHLDAQVEPGTNLLITGPSLTGKRSLALDLLADGTERGDGAIVVTTKDSADRVLGDYAKRTEYEGRPVAVVDCVTRQQGVGDMRDDDRIKYTSSPVDMTGIGIKLSEFLQAFYHDRGIQRNRIMLHSLSTLLMYSDLQTVFRFLHVFTGRIQSVGGLGLFCMDSTAHDDRERNTLTQLFDGIVETSEDAEPTIRLGE, from the coding sequence ATGTATGAGCTCGACCCCCACCTCGACGCGCAGGTCGAGCCAGGGACGAACCTCCTGATCACGGGGCCGTCGCTGACCGGAAAGCGGTCGCTCGCGCTTGATCTGCTCGCTGACGGGACCGAACGGGGGGACGGCGCGATCGTGGTGACGACGAAGGACAGTGCCGACCGCGTCCTCGGTGATTACGCGAAGCGAACCGAGTACGAGGGACGCCCCGTCGCAGTCGTCGACTGTGTCACCCGTCAGCAGGGTGTCGGCGACATGCGCGACGACGACCGGATCAAGTACACGTCGTCGCCGGTCGACATGACCGGAATCGGCATCAAGCTCTCGGAGTTCCTCCAGGCGTTCTACCACGACCGAGGGATCCAGCGGAACCGCATCATGCTCCACTCGCTTTCGACACTTTTGATGTATTCGGACCTCCAGACGGTGTTCCGCTTCCTCCATGTCTTCACCGGACGGATCCAGAGTGTCGGCGGCCTCGGCCTGTTTTGCATGGACTCGACGGCTCACGACGACCGGGAACGGAACACTCTCACACAGTTGTTCGACGGGATCGTCGAAACCTCGGAGGACGCCGAGCCGACGATCCGGCTCGGTGAATGA
- a CDS encoding cation:proton antiporter codes for MSSAVLAVTALVLALGVAGQLLSMKLRVPSVLFHILSGVLIGPHVLGLVSLETFGDGLFVIVGVGVAVIVFEGAFELRRERLQRAPQAILGMVSIGAVVMFLGTAAVIHYLIGPGWEVALLIGALMIATGPTVITPILEVVTVREQVASVLEAEGIINDVTAAVLAVVVFELLVVGSGSYGSVFLGFLERIGVGVAAGLAVAAVVYYALTQLDISPDSAPHVTRLIVFAGIVGTYAIADTVAAEAGVAAAATAGIVLGNVELPHRDAIESFERDIRAIVLSFIFIVLAALLNFGDIAQLGLAGVLVVVLVALVVRPGVVFLSVRSWRFTREEKLFLSLVGPRGIIPASVATVFAIQLQDAGQSEVAQALVGVVFLIIFATVVLQAGLARQIADRLGVIPMKVIIAGGGRVGRTLARQLEQRGENVVIVDVDRDVVREVRELGFTAHEGDATESDVLRGMGIDDAKIVVAATGDDNDNLLVSQLARSKFDVDRVYARVNQPENVDAFDSLDVTAIDASLATAWSIDNEIERPAMAHWMNELGEGHDVVEIEVTAEDLAGKTIREVNEAIPSGCIVAVIGRGDDTHVPDADEVVEYGDHVTFLGDAEAVREAARRFHPHS; via the coding sequence GTGAGTTCAGCTGTCCTCGCCGTCACTGCGCTCGTTCTCGCCCTCGGTGTCGCCGGACAGCTCCTCTCGATGAAACTCCGGGTTCCGAGCGTCCTGTTTCACATTCTTTCGGGGGTGCTGATCGGGCCGCACGTCCTGGGGCTGGTCTCCCTGGAGACGTTCGGCGATGGCCTGTTCGTCATCGTCGGCGTCGGCGTGGCAGTGATCGTGTTCGAGGGAGCGTTCGAACTCAGACGCGAGCGCCTGCAGCGAGCGCCGCAGGCCATCCTCGGGATGGTGTCGATTGGGGCGGTCGTGATGTTTCTCGGCACCGCGGCGGTTATCCACTACCTGATCGGGCCGGGATGGGAGGTCGCGCTGTTGATCGGGGCGTTGATGATCGCCACGGGACCGACGGTGATCACCCCGATCCTCGAGGTGGTCACGGTCCGCGAACAGGTCGCGTCGGTCCTGGAGGCCGAGGGGATCATAAACGACGTCACCGCCGCGGTGCTCGCAGTGGTCGTCTTCGAACTGCTCGTCGTGGGCAGCGGCTCCTACGGGTCGGTGTTCCTCGGGTTCCTCGAACGCATCGGGGTCGGGGTCGCCGCCGGGCTGGCCGTCGCTGCCGTCGTCTACTACGCGCTGACGCAGCTGGACATCTCTCCCGACTCGGCCCCGCACGTCACCCGGCTGATCGTCTTCGCCGGGATCGTGGGGACGTACGCGATCGCCGACACCGTCGCCGCCGAAGCCGGTGTCGCAGCCGCCGCGACCGCCGGGATCGTGCTGGGGAACGTGGAGCTTCCCCATCGGGATGCCATCGAGTCCTTCGAGCGCGACATCAGGGCCATCGTGCTGTCGTTTATCTTCATCGTCCTCGCGGCACTTCTGAACTTCGGTGACATCGCCCAGCTGGGGCTTGCCGGCGTCCTCGTCGTCGTTCTCGTGGCGCTCGTGGTGCGCCCGGGCGTGGTGTTTCTCTCGGTCAGATCCTGGCGCTTCACCCGCGAAGAGAAGCTGTTTCTCAGTCTCGTCGGCCCTCGGGGGATCATTCCGGCGTCGGTCGCGACCGTGTTCGCGATCCAGCTACAGGACGCAGGACAAAGCGAGGTGGCCCAGGCGCTCGTCGGGGTCGTCTTTCTCATCATTTTCGCTACTGTCGTGCTCCAGGCCGGGTTGGCACGACAGATCGCAGACAGGCTCGGCGTGATACCAATGAAAGTGATCATCGCAGGCGGCGGCCGGGTGGGTCGCACGCTCGCACGACAGCTCGAACAGCGCGGCGAAAACGTCGTCATCGTGGACGTCGACCGGGACGTCGTCCGGGAGGTACGGGAACTGGGGTTTACCGCACACGAGGGTGACGCAACCGAATCCGATGTCCTCAGAGGCATGGGAATCGACGACGCGAAGATCGTCGTCGCCGCAACGGGAGACGACAACGACAACCTGCTGGTGTCACAGCTCGCGCGGTCGAAGTTCGACGTCGATCGGGTGTACGCCAGGGTCAATCAGCCCGAGAACGTCGACGCGTTCGACTCCCTCGACGTGACCGCGATCGACGCATCCCTGGCTACGGCGTGGTCGATCGACAACGAGATAGAGCGACCGGCAATGGCCCACTGGATGAACGAACTCGGAGAGGGCCACGACGTCGTCGAGATCGAGGTGACCGCAGAAGACCTCGCCGGCAAGACGATCCGTGAGGTGAACGAGGCGATCCCCTCGGGCTGTATCGTCGCAGTTATCGGCAGGGGAGACGACACGCACGTTCCCGACGCCGACGAGGTGGTCGAGTACGGCGACCACGTGACGTTCCTCGGGGACGCCGAAGCCGTCCGGGAGGCGGCACGACGGTTCCACCCTCACTCCTGA
- a CDS encoding PRC-barrel domain-containing protein has product MADILAENLSGKAVMGTDGTELGDLYNITMDLKSGRLEHLLVSPHEQLDVRQVSFDTDDRGRLRVPVSAVQAVKDYIVVQR; this is encoded by the coding sequence ATGGCAGACATACTCGCTGAGAACCTCTCGGGGAAAGCCGTCATGGGGACCGACGGCACCGAGTTGGGAGACCTGTACAACATCACGATGGACCTGAAGTCCGGGCGCCTCGAACATCTCCTCGTGTCGCCCCACGAGCAGCTCGACGTCCGGCAGGTGTCGTTCGACACCGACGATCGGGGACGTCTACGGGTCCCGGTCTCTGCAGTGCAGGCGGTCAAAGACTACATCGTCGTTCAACGGTAG
- a CDS encoding Glu/Leu/Phe/Val dehydrogenase: MSDQANPFESLQEQIDDAAAHLDVDPGVIERLKNPERVLETNLTIERDDGSLETVRAYRSQFNGDRGPYKGGIRYHPDVDMDEVKALSGWMVYKCAVVDIPYGGGKGGIPIDPSDYSEQELERITRSFALELRPLIGEDADIPAPDVNTGQREMNWIKDTYEKLENTTAPGVITGKALDSGGSEGRVEATGRSTMLAAREMFDYLDREIEGATVAVQGYGNAGSVTAYLLDDLGAKIVAMSDSSGGIYNPDGFDAREVKAFKSENGSVVGHPEATEELTNEELLALDVDLLVPAALENAVDADLARELQADVVAEAANGPLTPDADEVLEDRDVYVLPDIFANAGGVTVSYFEWVQNRQRFYWTEQRVNEELERIICDAFDDLIETYETLELPNLRSAAYVVAIQRVANAYDQAGNWP; the protein is encoded by the coding sequence ATGTCTGACCAGGCCAATCCGTTCGAGAGTCTCCAAGAGCAGATCGACGACGCTGCGGCACATCTCGACGTCGATCCGGGGGTGATCGAACGGCTCAAAAACCCCGAACGGGTACTGGAGACCAACCTCACCATCGAGCGCGACGACGGGTCCCTCGAGACAGTACGCGCCTACCGGTCGCAGTTCAACGGCGACCGGGGGCCGTACAAGGGCGGTATCAGGTACCACCCGGACGTCGACATGGACGAGGTGAAGGCGCTGTCGGGGTGGATGGTGTACAAGTGTGCGGTCGTCGACATCCCCTACGGCGGCGGAAAGGGCGGGATCCCGATCGATCCGAGCGACTACAGCGAACAGGAGCTCGAACGGATCACCCGGTCGTTCGCGTTGGAACTTCGACCCCTCATCGGCGAGGACGCCGACATTCCCGCACCGGACGTAAACACCGGACAGCGAGAGATGAACTGGATCAAAGACACCTACGAGAAGCTCGAGAACACGACCGCTCCCGGCGTGATCACCGGGAAGGCGCTGGATTCCGGCGGATCGGAAGGTCGCGTCGAGGCGACCGGCCGGTCGACGATGCTCGCCGCCCGGGAGATGTTCGACTACCTCGATCGGGAGATCGAGGGGGCGACGGTCGCCGTCCAGGGGTACGGAAACGCCGGTTCCGTGACGGCATACCTGCTCGACGACCTCGGGGCGAAGATCGTCGCGATGTCCGACTCCTCGGGGGGGATCTACAATCCGGACGGGTTCGACGCCCGGGAAGTGAAGGCATTCAAAAGCGAAAACGGGAGCGTCGTCGGCCATCCCGAAGCTACCGAGGAATTGACGAACGAAGAGTTGCTCGCGCTAGACGTCGACCTGCTGGTTCCGGCGGCGCTGGAAAACGCCGTCGACGCCGACCTCGCGCGGGAACTACAGGCCGACGTCGTCGCGGAGGCCGCAAACGGCCCGCTGACGCCGGACGCCGACGAAGTGCTCGAAGATCGGGACGTGTACGTGCTGCCGGACATCTTCGCGAACGCCGGCGGTGTGACGGTGTCGTACTTCGAGTGGGTTCAAAACCGACAGCGGTTCTACTGGACCGAACAGCGGGTCAACGAGGAGCTCGAACGGATCATCTGTGACGCGTTCGACGACCTGATCGAAACCTACGAAACACTCGAGTTGCCGAACCTCAGATCGGCCGCCTACGTCGTGGCGATCCAGCGGGTCGCGAACGCCTACGATCAGGCCGGAAACTGGCCGTAA
- a CDS encoding CoA ester lyase — MVRRSVLFSPGDRPDLMRKAPETGADTVVFDLEDAVVPDRKDEARTAVREILTDEAFDPDAEVCVRLTAAEPAADLDALLGDVDDPKRDRENHEEGLRLDALVVPKVDSKKTAMHRVELARARGFDVPVLALVETAAGVLAAEGIANVDGIEALIFGAEDLAADVGATRTKAGQEVLYARQHVVLAASAGGIDAIDTVYTDFEDEDGLREEVAFARQLGYDGKLAIHPAQVDVINGAYTPDESELAWARRVLEARERADRDGRGVFEVDGEMIDRPLILRAERIRERARGAGIGFGSDSKNAQ, encoded by the coding sequence ATGGTCAGACGAAGCGTACTCTTTTCGCCCGGTGACCGGCCGGATCTCATGCGGAAAGCCCCCGAAACGGGTGCAGACACCGTCGTGTTCGACCTCGAGGACGCCGTCGTCCCCGACCGCAAGGACGAAGCGCGCACGGCAGTGCGCGAGATCCTGACCGACGAAGCATTCGACCCCGACGCGGAGGTGTGCGTTCGGCTCACTGCGGCGGAACCGGCCGCGGATCTCGACGCCCTGCTCGGCGACGTCGACGATCCGAAACGCGATCGAGAAAACCACGAGGAGGGGCTTCGCCTGGATGCGCTGGTGGTGCCGAAGGTCGACTCGAAAAAAACCGCAATGCACCGTGTCGAGCTGGCACGCGCACGCGGATTCGACGTGCCAGTGCTCGCACTGGTCGAGACGGCCGCCGGCGTGCTCGCAGCCGAGGGAATCGCGAACGTCGACGGAATCGAGGCGTTGATCTTCGGCGCGGAGGATCTCGCCGCCGACGTCGGCGCCACCCGGACAAAAGCGGGCCAGGAAGTGTTGTACGCCCGCCAGCACGTCGTTCTGGCGGCGTCAGCCGGCGGGATCGACGCGATCGACACCGTGTACACCGACTTCGAGGACGAAGACGGACTGCGCGAGGAGGTGGCGTTCGCCCGCCAGCTCGGCTACGACGGGAAGCTCGCGATCCATCCCGCACAGGTAGACGTCATCAACGGAGCGTACACGCCCGACGAGTCGGAACTAGCGTGGGCCCGCCGCGTGTTGGAAGCGCGCGAACGTGCCGACCGGGACGGGCGGGGGGTCTTCGAAGTCGACGGTGAGATGATCGATCGACCGCTGATCCTCAGGGCCGAACGCATACGAGAACGCGCCCGGGGTGCCGGAATCGGGTTCGGTTCGGATTCGAAAAACGCGCAGTAA
- a CDS encoding CoA-binding protein, whose amino-acid sequence MPIETDAELRELLSVDTIAVVGCSTTPGKAAHDVPRYLQSQGYRIFPVNPFADEILGEATFDSLSAVSEEVDLVEVFRPSDEVPRIVEELLERRETRGDAGILWLQLGIQHDDAVRRAEEAGVRVVQDRCLKVEHRRLGSGNRTQ is encoded by the coding sequence ATGCCGATCGAAACAGACGCCGAGTTGCGGGAGTTGCTTTCCGTCGACACTATCGCCGTCGTCGGCTGTTCGACGACGCCGGGGAAAGCCGCCCACGACGTACCGCGATATCTCCAGTCACAGGGATATCGGATTTTTCCGGTCAATCCGTTCGCAGACGAGATCCTCGGCGAGGCGACGTTCGACTCGCTGTCGGCGGTGTCCGAAGAAGTCGATCTGGTCGAGGTGTTCCGCCCGAGCGATGAGGTTCCGAGAATCGTCGAGGAACTACTGGAGCGCCGCGAGACACGAGGCGACGCGGGGATACTTTGGCTCCAGCTCGGAATACAGCACGACGACGCGGTACGCCGCGCGGAGGAGGCCGGCGTCCGCGTCGTTCAGGATCGCTGTCTGAAAGTCGAACACCGCCGGCTGGGGAGCGGAAACCGGACACAGTGA